One Varibaculum prostatecancerukia genomic window, GGATTCGGAAGTGGTTGCGATTGTCGGTGATGGCACCTACCAGATGTTGCCGATGGAACTGGCCACCGTGGTACAGGAAAACATCAAGGTTATCTATGTTTTGTTGCAAAACTACGGATTCTCTTCGATCGGTTCGCTATCCGAGTCGCGTGGCTCCCAGCGTTTCGGTACTCGCTACCGGATGGGTGATGGCAATCCCCATAACCAGGACGGGGAACTGCTGCCGGTAGATATTGCCAAGAACGCGGAATCTTGGGGTCTGAAAGTGCTGAAAGTGCACACGATCGAAGAGTTCCGGGATGCTTATCGCCAGGCAGAGAAATCTGAGCGTGCGGTGATGATTCATATCGAAACCAACCTGTTTGGTCCGAACCCGCCGAACTGTTCTTATTGGGACGTAGTGGTGCCGGAAGTTTCTCGTATTGAATCCACGCAGCAGGCTCGTAAAGAATACGAGGAAGCACTGGTGGATCAGCGTCACTACTGGAAACAGTAAATAGATACTATCTAGTTAATAGTGAATGAGTTGGGCTAACGCCCAAAAGTTCCGGGGTGGGGATTTATTTCCCCACCCCGGAACTTTTTATTACCAGCTTTTTGTTGTTAGAAGCTATCTGTCTGCGCTGGTGTTGGTTAAAACTATCGGACGATTCCCTAGGCGAAGGGTTGTGACTTTTCGTCCAGGGTCGCAATCGCTTCCGCTGGTAGGCTCAGGCTGGCGGAAGCCACCAGGTCCTTTAGCTGCTGGGGATTACGCGCGGAGGCAATTGGGGCGGCTACGCCCTTGGCGCGCAGCCAGGCAAGGGAAACTGCCGTGGGCGTAGATTCAAGTTCTGCAGCTACCTTTACTAGGGCATCTACCAGCTCAAAAGATTCGGGTCGGTTATATTCTGACAGGAAGTTGCTGCGCTCTTTGCCGGCAAGGTCTTCTGCTTTGCGGTATTTTCCGGTCAGGAATCCGGATGCTAGCGAGAAGTAGCTGAACTCCGCAACTCCGAATTCTTTACAAATCGGCTGGTAGCTCTGTTCGAAATCTTTGCGGTAAAGCAGGTTGTATTGATTTTGGATCGCTACCGGTGTTGCCAGATTGGCTTCCGCGGCCACCTGGAACCATTCGCGCATCCGCTCGGGAGAAAAGTTAGACATGGCTACGTGGCGCACTTTTCCTGCCTTTACCAGGGAATCAAACGCGGCAGCCATATCCGCTATTGGGGTCTTATTGTCATCGAAATGCGCATAGTAGAGATCGATGTAATCGGTTTGTAGTCGTTTTAAGGACGCTTCACAAGCGGATTTAATATTTTCCGGGGCGAGACCGGGAAAGTCGGGGTGCTGGCTTACCTTGGTGGCGATTACTATCTGGTCGCGATTTTTTCGTTCGCTGAGCCAGTCACCGATTACCCCCTCAGATTCTCCGCCCTTTAGACCTTCGCCCCAGGCAGAGTAAACATCGGCAGTGTCGATGAAGTTTCCGCCCGCCTCGCAGTAAGCATCCATGACTGCAAACGAATCAGCTTTATCACTGGTCCAACCGAAAGTATTAGCTCCTAAAGCCAGTTCAAAAACTGAAAGCTCCGTGCCCTTAACCTGATACATTCTTCCTCCAAACGCATTTGTACTGTCAATTGACATGATACTAGATGGCTCCGAGTTAGGGGCGGCCAAGTATGGGAGCCAACAAGAGCCTCTCGCAAGCCAGCTGTATAGCGGTACGTTACCGGAAGTATCTTCCAGAAAATCGGCGCAGCTATAACCCCTAGAAGGTGGCGGTGTCGATTACGTAGCGGTAGCGCACCTTAGCGGCTACCACGTTGTCCCAGGCTTCATTGATTTGCTCGCCGGAAATGATCTCTATCTGGGGCGCGATATTTTTCTCGGCGCAAAAGTCCAGTACTTCCTGGGTGAGGGCGATGCCGCCGATATTGGAGCCGGCCAGCATCTTTTGGCTACCCACCAGGTTGCCCATGGCAAAGGACTGGCGATTCTCGGGCAGTCCCACAATCCCTACGATCCCTTCGGGTTTTACACAATCTAGCAACTGATCGATTTCCATTCCGTCAGACAGGGTGGATACCACCAGGTCGAACTGGGAGTGCAGGCTTTCCCAAGTCCCGTCCTCGGAAGTGGGGTGCAGCGCAACTGCCCCAAATCGTTTCGCGTCCTCTTCTTTCGCGCGAGTGCGGGAAATGACGTGGGTTTCGGCTCCCAGGGCGGCGGCGATCTGTACCCCCATATGACCGAGTCCTCCCATGCCCACGATGGCGACTTTCTTGCCCGGTCCTGCCCCTAGCCGTTTGAGTGGGGAATATAAGGTCACCCCGGCACACATAATCGGGGCGGCTTTTTCTAGAGGAATCGCGTCCGGTATCCGGCACACGTAGTCTTGTTCCACGGTGATCCCGGTGGAATAACCGCCGGCTGTGGGGACGCCGTCGCGCCCGATGCAGTTATAAGTCCAGATAGTCCCGCCCTCGCCATTACAGAATTGTTCGGTTCCTGCCTGGCACGCCTCGCATTTTCCGCAGGAATCCACGAAACAGCCGACCCCTACCCGGTCACCAACCGCAAACTTGGTTACTTTCGAGCCGATTTTGGTGACGATTCCCGCGATTTCATGACCGGGGGTGAGGGGGTAGATTACCTCTCCCCACTCCGCGCGTCCGGTGTGAATATCAGAGTGGCAGACCCCGGCATATTTGATCTCGAAGTAGATTTCGGTGGGCCCCGGTTCGCGCCGCTCTAAGGTTACGGGGTGGAAGGGCGAGGTGGCCGAATCCATCGCATAGGCTTTTACCTGGGTCATTGCTGCTCCTTGATTGCGAGGTTGATACTGCCAGAGGGATTGTTACTTTTGTTTGGGGTTGCATCTTCTCTTGGAAGTGCTACTGCGCGCAGGACTGTTACCGTTTGCAGTATTAACCCCTGTTTTCCACCATAGCTTGCCGTCTTGCTGGGCGCAGGAGTGGGGCAAGAACGGGAAAATAATTTTTATCTGCCAATACCGTACCAATAATGGTACGCTTTTGACAACGAAGGGGGGTGAATGTTTTGACCTATGCGCGGGATTTGTGGGAGGTAGCGGCTTATAACCACGGGGTATTAACCGTTTCGGAGGCAATTTCTGCCGGTGTACCTGCTGTTGAGGTGCGAAAATTAACGTATAGAGGCACGCTGCGTAGCTATGGTAACGGGGTATACGTACATCATGGGGTGCCGCTCACGCGTTTTACCCAGTTCGCCATAGCGGTGGCGTTAGCTGGTAAAGGCGGGTTTTTATGGGGAGATGCAGTCTTTTCTCTTTTGGAACTGGGGGATTTTAATCCGCGTTCGATCCGGGTTGCTACCCGTAGACGGGTACGGAGAAAGTTGCCGCAGTGGATGCAGCTTACCGATCGCGTTGACATTGTGGAAAAAGATATAACTGAGTACTGCAATCTGCCATCCACCTCGGTAAACGAGGCACTGACAGATGTTTTTCCCCAACTACCAAATGAAAAATGGCTGGCGTTAGTGCAGGAGTGCTACCGTAAAGATTTTGTTACCGCAAAGGAACTCAAGGCTAAGGAAGTGCTGTATGGGCGGGGTCATTCCTCCCAAAATCATTGCTCAACTTGAGCAACGACTGCAAGAAGTGTCCGCCGCTCGGGGGATTACGGTGGCGCGCTCCCGGCTAATGCTGTCTACCTTGGTTGTATCCCAGATGCTTCCAGAGTTCACAGTAATAAAAGGCGGTATGGGCATGAAGCTGCGCGCGGGCGAGCCTGGAACTCGCGCGACCTCGGATCTTGATGTTTTTATCTCTGAGCAAACCCGCAGATTCGAAGAAGCGCTGCGCGTTAAGTTGATGAAAGGCTGGGGTTTCGTCCCGCCATCAAAAGCACAGCTACGCAATAATCCAAACAGCGCGCCCCGAACAGCTTTCACGGGGGCTTTGGTTGCTTTACCGATCCATGACCCTGGGGTGAAGCTCCCTCAGTATTTGGTGCAACCGTACCGAGTTTCATTAAAATTTCTTGGGAAGCAGTGGTCTGCGCTCAAGGTGGAAGTGTCAGCACAAGAGATTGAGACGAGTATGTATGGGGGTACTCGTATAGACAGTGATTTGTATGATTTTAATGCCCGTTTCGGCTTTGGGGAGTTGAAGCCTGTAAGTTTGATTTCTCCTGAAGCTCAGTTTGCGCAGAAGCTTCATGCAGTTACTGATCTGACATATTCCAGAGCCCATGATTTGGTGGATCTGCAGGTGCTGTGGCGCATGCAGCTGGACTTGGTGGAACTTAAGCAATTATGTGTACGAACTTTTTCCTGGAGAAAAGCGCAAGCCTGGCCACCTCTACCTTTGCGCGATATGAGCGGTTGGGAAAGTGTATACCTGGAAGCGCGCGCTGAGACTCAGGTCAATGATGCTACGGACATACTGTCGTCACTTTCCGATGCGAGACAGTGGCTAGAACAAACTATTCGCACCATTGATAGAACGCAATGACCAGGTAATCGGAACTCTACCTTGGGCTTGAAGACTTGGATGGCTGCAAGTTTTCATAGCAAGCACTGCTTTCTTTAGGTTTAGAAAACCCCGGTATGATCTCATTCAAATTCATTAAGTTACCAGGGTTGAGCTGGTGTGTAGATTTTGAGGGAGGGGGAGGGCGTGCGGCGAGTGTCCGCAGGCGCCATGATCTTATTTAGAAGTAGTCAGGGTTTCTGCCACTAAAACAACTGCTAGAGCTGGATTTGAGGGAGGGTCCGTGAGGAGTCTCGCATTATAGAATAGAACTTTCCGATAATTCATTAACCATGATAAAGTGCGTGTTGTCGAATGGTATCTAGAGGCTTTAGTGCTAAGGAATCTAGATATTTTCTCAATAGTCGTGGGGGGGGGGGGCGTCCTAACCGCTGGATACCGGCAGTTTGAGTCGCTTCTTCCCGCATAAACCTTACGTACGGGGGAGCAATGACAAAAGTTAGCACTTCGAAGGCGGCCGGCTGGTCGCTTAGGTTCCAGAAAACATTTGGTGCGATTTTAGCGGCTGCGGCACTGGTACTTGTATTTTTGCCCGCGTTTACGCCCAGCACCGCTCACGCGGATGCCCCGATTTATTCCCCCGGCAAAGCCCTGAGGGAAAAAAAGAGTGTCAGCGGTAGGGTCTATTTTGATCGCGCCGGTAGCCGCTCATACATGGAGCCTAGGGATAAACAGGGTGCTTCCGATGGCGACATAGGGCTCTCCGGAGTTAAGGTCTATGCGCAATGGACTGATTACAACAATCGAAGGCAGAAAGGCTCATTGTCGCCGGTTTACTACACCACGTCTCGCTCTGACGGTACCTACGTTATCCAGCTGCCAGATTGGACAGATGCATTTGGGACGGTTCACAAGTGGGAGGCTTTGGCAGGTCAAACCTTGCGGATTTGGGCAGATAATCCAGATCCCAAAAAGTACACCCTTGCCTTTGTTGAAGGCGATTCTACCTTTGGCGGTCAGGGGGACCGCTATCGGGGTCTATGGAATGGAGCGATTGGGTCTAATCATGTTTATGACTACAACATCGCTTTCCAAGAACGTCCCCAGATTGCGCAGATGTTTCCGCCTGAAAACACCTGGAAGCAGAGTAATCGCCACGGGGGCGGCGGCGACGTTGTCGGTCGAGTCTGGTATGAAGAGCGGGAACTGTTAGGAAATTCTGAAGCCGTTCCAACTTTTAAATCTACATTGGGTGAAGTGCTAATTCCCGGGGTTAAGGTAGTTGGCGCTTATGTCCAGGATGAAGTTGCCCGCCGCTTCGACGCGTGGAAAAAAGCCCATAAAAACTATAAGCGCGACGAGTTCAAGGCAGCGCAACGCCAGATTATGAAAGACTATGAGGCTGAAACTGGAAAATCCGCGATTGCTGAAACCGTATACGACACCACGGATGCAAATGGTAAATATCATCTGCAGTTCCAGGGGTTGTGGGGAGACACCTACTGGCGCAAGGGAATTATGAATGCCGGTAACTGGGGAGAGTTGGTTCCCCCGGCTGATGATAAAAAAGGATCTCCTTGGACACCGGGTACCCTGCGCAGTCGCCACGTAAACAACGACTATATGTATGTGGCTCCGGAAATCCCGAATGGTGTCGGTGGTTCTCTCAATAACTTCCGGGACAATATGTACCAGAACGGCCTTAACTGGACTCCAAAT contains:
- a CDS encoding aldo/keto reductase, with amino-acid sequence MYQVKGTELSVFELALGANTFGWTSDKADSFAVMDAYCEAGGNFIDTADVYSAWGEGLKGGESEGVIGDWLSERKNRDQIVIATKVSQHPDFPGLAPENIKSACEASLKRLQTDYIDLYYAHFDDNKTPIADMAAAFDSLVKAGKVRHVAMSNFSPERMREWFQVAAEANLATPVAIQNQYNLLYRKDFEQSYQPICKEFGVAEFSYFSLASGFLTGKYRKAEDLAGKERSNFLSEYNRPESFELVDALVKVAAELESTPTAVSLAWLRAKGVAAPIASARNPQQLKDLVASASLSLPAEAIATLDEKSQPFA
- a CDS encoding NAD(P)-dependent alcohol dehydrogenase, whose protein sequence is MTQVKAYAMDSATSPFHPVTLERREPGPTEIYFEIKYAGVCHSDIHTGRAEWGEVIYPLTPGHEIAGIVTKIGSKVTKFAVGDRVGVGCFVDSCGKCEACQAGTEQFCNGEGGTIWTYNCIGRDGVPTAGGYSTGITVEQDYVCRIPDAIPLEKAAPIMCAGVTLYSPLKRLGAGPGKKVAIVGMGGLGHMGVQIAAALGAETHVISRTRAKEEDAKRFGAVALHPTSEDGTWESLHSQFDLVVSTLSDGMEIDQLLDCVKPEGIVGIVGLPENRQSFAMGNLVGSQKMLAGSNIGGIALTQEVLDFCAEKNIAPQIEIISGEQINEAWDNVVAAKVRYRYVIDTATF
- a CDS encoding type IV toxin-antitoxin system AbiEi family antitoxin domain-containing protein, producing the protein MNVLTYARDLWEVAAYNHGVLTVSEAISAGVPAVEVRKLTYRGTLRSYGNGVYVHHGVPLTRFTQFAIAVALAGKGGFLWGDAVFSLLELGDFNPRSIRVATRRRVRRKLPQWMQLTDRVDIVEKDITEYCNLPSTSVNEALTDVFPQLPNEKWLALVQECYRKDFVTAKELKAKEVLYGRGHSSQNHCST
- a CDS encoding nucleotidyl transferase AbiEii/AbiGii toxin family protein; this encodes MGGVIPPKIIAQLEQRLQEVSAARGITVARSRLMLSTLVVSQMLPEFTVIKGGMGMKLRAGEPGTRATSDLDVFISEQTRRFEEALRVKLMKGWGFVPPSKAQLRNNPNSAPRTAFTGALVALPIHDPGVKLPQYLVQPYRVSLKFLGKQWSALKVEVSAQEIETSMYGGTRIDSDLYDFNARFGFGELKPVSLISPEAQFAQKLHAVTDLTYSRAHDLVDLQVLWRMQLDLVELKQLCVRTFSWRKAQAWPPLPLRDMSGWESVYLEARAETQVNDATDILSSLSDARQWLEQTIRTIDRTQ